From Mus musculus strain C57BL/6J chromosome 8, GRCm38.p6 C57BL/6J, a single genomic window includes:
- the Gm15881 gene encoding uncharacterized protein LOC100271928: MADMPATVTHTTFTKSVSPGLDSLIMVATPRALLRPLGLLRLLQLCSTGMAFPLVLYMGAWMGPMGSWCVFSWSFSFAMTLIVLAVELTGLQSRLLLSWRDFPITCACYAVLFCLSSSIIYPMTYVRFMSYDYIRKYAVCAIIFSCISCVAYATEVTWTHSRPGYITGYMASKTGMLKVFESFIACVIFLFLSKPQLYGKEPALIWCLVVYIICFILTMVVILLCLGKCTNILPIPFTTYLTGMTFMCVLLYTTAIVLWPLYQFNEEFHGFPHRVMDSSCSYKSAHSVCVWDRQLTVTFLTGVNLMAYIADFMNSS, encoded by the coding sequence ATGGCAGACATGCCAGCAACGGTGACTCACACCACCTTCACGAAGTCAGTATCCCCAGGCCTGGACTCTTTGATTATGGTGGCAACCCCTCGGGCACTGCTCCGGCCTCTGGGCCTTCTGAGGCTACTGCAGTTGTGTTCTACCGGCATGGCTTTCCCACTAGTGCTCTATATGGGTGCCTGGATGGGCCCCATGGGAAGCTGGTGTGTATTCTCCTGGTCCTTTAGCTTCGCCATGACACTGATCGTCCTGGCCGTGGAGTTGACTGGACTCCAGAGTCGCTTGCTCCTGTCATGGCGGGATTTCCCCATCACCTGTGCCTGCTATGCTGTACTCTTCTGTCTGTcatcatccatcatctatcctATGACTTATGTGCGGTTCATGTCTTATGATTACATCAGAAAATATGCTGTCTGTGCCATTATATTCTCGTGCATCTCCTGTGTGGCTTATGCGACAGAAGTGACCTGGACTCATTCAAGGCCTGGATATATCACTGGCTACATGGCCTCTAAAACTGGGATGCTCAAGGTTTTTGAGTCCTTCATAGCTTGCgtcatctttctcttcctcagcaAGCCACAACTCTACGGGAAGGAACCTGCCCTGATATGGTGTCTGGTCGTGTATATCATATGTTTTATCCTAACCATGGTGGTTATCCTGCTCTGCCTGGGGAAATGTACCAACATCTTGCCCATCCCATTCACCACCTACTTGACAGGCATGACTTTCATGTGTGTCCTCTTGTACACCACCgccattgtcctctggcctctctaCCAGTTCAATGAAGAGTTTCATGGTTTCCCCCATCGAGTAATGGATTCAAGCTGCAGTTATAAAAGTGCCCACTCAGTGTGTGTCTGGGACCGCCAACTGACAGTGACATTCTTGACTGGAGTCAACCTGATGGCATATATAGCTGACTTTATGAACTCTAGCTAG